A genome region from Nitrospira sp. includes the following:
- a CDS encoding multidrug efflux RND transporter permease subunit, translating into MNLSAPFVRRPVATTLLTIGATLVGIIAFQFLPVASLPQVEFPTINVSATLPGASPETMASSVAAPLERQFTRIAGVTEMTSTSTIGGTNVTLQFELNRNIDGAARDVQAAINAARADLPPNLPLAPSYRKVNPSDGPILILALTSELVSRGQMYDAASSILQQKLSQVEGVGQVAVGGGSLPAIRVDLNPTALNKYGIGLGEVRQVLTGTNVNRPKGQLTGDDRTWEIRTNDQLHRAEEYLPLIVAYRNGRAVQLSDVASVESSVEDLRTMGVANGTPAVLVIIYRQAGANIIDTVDRLRARLPQLEASLPGSMSLSIVMDRTPGIRASLHDVEKTLAISVALVILVVFVFLRNLRATLIPAVAVPVSLISTFGVMYLFGYSLDNLSLMALTIATGFVVDDAIVVLENITRYREQGLSPMDAALRGAKEIAFTVVSMTLSLVAVFIPIFLMGGMLGRLFREFAVTLSAAILVSLVVSLTTIPMLCARVLKSEPTETHGWWYRTSERGFGLLAGGYATSLAWVLRHPRTILVATLGTMALTVYLYILVPKGFFPQQDTGRLFGNIQAAQDISFQAMRQKLTEVVEIIKSDPAVASVTGFTGGGGHAGTTNTGRMFIALKPLEERGLSSDEVIGRLRPKLAKVPGAPTYLQAIQDLRIGGRASSAQYQYTLQSMDLAELNTWAPKVEDKLRTVSAIVDVNSDQQDRGQQSLVVFDRVTASRLGVSPQLIDDTLYDAFGQRQVSVMYTPLNQYHVVMEVAPQYWQNPSALHDIYVRSSNGAQVPLSAVTRYEPANTILSVNHQGQFPAVTLSFNMAPGASLGQAVLAVDQAMHDIGLPGTVRGTFQGTAKAFQSSVENQPWLILAALVTVYIVLGILYESYIHPITILSTLPSAGVGALLALLLFKTELSMIALIGIMLLIGIVKKNAIMMIDFALQSERMAEGKTPQEAIYEACLLRFRPIMMTTAAALLGALPLAVGMGVGSELRRPLGIAIVGGLLVSQVLTLYTTPVVYLFLDRLRLRWVRVRGGALRPTA; encoded by the coding sequence ATGAACCTGTCCGCACCCTTCGTACGACGGCCGGTCGCGACGACGTTACTCACCATCGGTGCGACGCTGGTGGGGATCATCGCGTTTCAATTCTTGCCTGTGGCGTCTCTCCCGCAAGTTGAGTTTCCCACGATCAACGTCTCAGCCACACTGCCGGGGGCGAGCCCCGAGACGATGGCCTCTTCCGTCGCCGCTCCGTTGGAACGTCAATTTACGCGCATTGCCGGTGTCACGGAGATGACCTCCACCAGCACCATCGGCGGCACGAACGTGACGCTGCAGTTCGAACTCAACCGGAATATCGACGGCGCCGCGCGGGATGTGCAGGCGGCGATCAATGCCGCTCGAGCCGACCTGCCCCCGAATTTGCCGCTCGCGCCGAGTTATCGCAAGGTGAATCCATCGGATGGCCCTATCCTGATTCTCGCGTTGACCTCCGAACTCGTGAGCCGCGGGCAGATGTACGATGCAGCGTCGAGCATTCTGCAGCAGAAGCTCTCGCAGGTCGAAGGCGTCGGGCAGGTCGCCGTCGGAGGCGGGTCGTTGCCGGCGATCCGGGTGGATCTCAATCCCACCGCGCTCAATAAGTACGGCATCGGACTGGGAGAGGTGCGCCAGGTCCTGACCGGGACGAATGTGAATCGTCCGAAAGGCCAACTCACCGGCGACGACCGCACCTGGGAAATCCGCACGAACGATCAACTCCACCGGGCGGAGGAGTACCTGCCGTTGATCGTGGCCTATCGAAACGGACGGGCGGTACAGCTTTCCGATGTGGCGTCGGTGGAATCGTCCGTTGAAGATCTCAGGACCATGGGGGTGGCAAACGGGACCCCGGCGGTCCTCGTGATTATTTATCGGCAGGCCGGCGCCAACATCATTGACACGGTGGACCGGCTTCGTGCGCGGTTGCCTCAGTTGGAGGCGTCGCTGCCGGGCAGCATGTCGCTGTCGATCGTGATGGACCGGACGCCTGGCATCCGCGCGTCGTTGCACGACGTCGAAAAGACCCTCGCCATTTCCGTTGCGCTGGTCATTCTGGTGGTGTTTGTGTTTCTCAGGAATCTACGCGCCACGTTGATTCCAGCGGTGGCGGTGCCGGTGTCGCTGATTTCCACGTTCGGCGTGATGTATCTGTTCGGGTATAGCCTCGACAATCTGTCCCTGATGGCGCTCACGATTGCCACGGGTTTTGTGGTGGACGATGCCATCGTGGTGCTCGAAAACATCACGCGGTACCGTGAGCAGGGACTGTCGCCGATGGATGCGGCGTTGCGAGGTGCCAAAGAGATTGCGTTTACGGTCGTGTCCATGACCCTGTCGCTGGTGGCGGTGTTCATCCCCATCTTTTTGATGGGCGGCATGCTCGGCCGGCTGTTTCGCGAATTTGCGGTGACGCTCTCGGCCGCCATTTTGGTCTCGTTGGTGGTGTCGCTCACGACCATTCCGATGCTCTGCGCGCGTGTGTTGAAGTCGGAGCCGACGGAGACTCATGGCTGGTGGTATCGCACCAGCGAACGGGGGTTCGGCCTGCTGGCCGGCGGATACGCGACCAGCTTGGCCTGGGTCCTCCGCCACCCACGCACGATCCTGGTGGCGACGTTGGGCACGATGGCGTTGACGGTCTATTTGTATATTCTGGTGCCGAAGGGCTTTTTCCCGCAGCAAGACACGGGGCGCCTCTTTGGAAATATTCAGGCTGCGCAGGACATCTCTTTTCAGGCGATGCGGCAGAAACTCACGGAGGTGGTTGAGATCATCAAGAGTGATCCTGCCGTTGCGAGTGTCACCGGGTTTACCGGAGGCGGCGGCCATGCCGGCACGACCAATACGGGCCGGATGTTCATTGCGCTGAAGCCGCTGGAGGAACGCGGCCTCAGTTCGGACGAGGTGATTGGCCGCTTGCGCCCCAAGTTGGCCAAAGTGCCGGGCGCCCCGACCTATTTGCAGGCCATTCAGGATTTGCGAATCGGCGGCCGGGCCAGCAGCGCGCAATATCAATATACCCTGCAGAGCATGGATCTGGCCGAACTCAACACCTGGGCGCCGAAGGTGGAGGACAAGTTGCGGACCGTCTCAGCAATCGTGGATGTGAACAGCGATCAACAGGATCGAGGGCAGCAATCGCTGGTGGTGTTCGACCGAGTCACGGCCTCGCGGTTGGGCGTGAGTCCTCAATTGATCGATGACACGCTCTACGATGCCTTCGGCCAGCGACAGGTGTCGGTGATGTATACGCCGCTCAATCAGTACCATGTGGTGATGGAGGTCGCGCCGCAATATTGGCAAAACCCGTCGGCGTTGCATGATATTTACGTCCGTTCTTCGAACGGCGCACAAGTGCCGTTGAGTGCCGTGACACGATATGAGCCGGCCAATACCATTCTCTCGGTGAATCACCAGGGGCAGTTTCCCGCCGTCACATTGTCGTTCAACATGGCGCCGGGCGCATCGCTCGGTCAGGCTGTGTTGGCCGTGGACCAGGCGATGCATGATATCGGTCTACCCGGGACTGTGCGCGGCACCTTTCAAGGCACGGCGAAGGCCTTCCAGTCGTCGGTCGAGAATCAACCGTGGCTGATCCTGGCGGCGTTGGTCACGGTGTACATCGTGCTGGGGATTCTCTACGAGAGTTATATCCACCCGATCACGATTCTCTCGACGCTGCCTTCAGCCGGCGTCGGCGCGTTGCTGGCCTTGCTCCTGTTCAAGACGGAACTGAGCATGATTGCATTGATCGGCATCATGTTGCTGATCGGCATCGTGAAAAAGAACGCCATCATGATGATCGACTTCGCCTTGCAGAGCGAACGGATGGCGGAAGGGAAGACCCCGCAGGAAGCGATTTACGAAGCCTGCTTGTTGCGGTTCCGTCCGATCATGATGACCACGGCGGCGGCCTTGTTGGGTGCGCTTCCGCTGGCGGTGGGCATGGGGGTGGGATCGGAGTTGCGACGTCCGCTCGGTATCGCCATCGTCGGCGGCCTCCTCGTGAGCCAGGTTCTCACCCTCTATACGACTCCTGTCGTGTACCTCTTCCTCGATCGCCTGCGACTTCGATGGGTACGAGTTCGAGGGGGCGCGCTGCGCCCTACGGCATAA
- a CDS encoding multidrug efflux RND transporter permease subunit codes for MNPSRLFIVRPVATVLTMIAILLAGALAYRQLPVSALPQVDYPTIQVMTFYPGAGPDVMTSSITAPLERQFGQMPGLNQMTSTSSGGSSVVTLQFSLDIDLDVAEQEVQAAMNSAATFLPRDLPAPPVYSKVNPADAPILTLALTSATLPLPQVRDFAETRFAQKISQLSGVGLVSISGGQRPAVRIQANPRALAAYGLTLEDLRTVVAAANVNQAKGGFDGPRRASIINATDQLFAAKDYSALLVAYRNGAPVRLSEVAEVIDDVENTKQAAWMNETPAVIVNIQRQPGTNVIEVVDRVKRLLPQLQGTLPSSVQVSVLTDRTTSIRATVRDVQFELVLAVALVILVIFLFLRTVPATVIPAVAVPLSLIGTFGLMYLMGFSLNNLTLMALTISTGFVVDDAIVMIENIARYIEQGETPFQAALKGSKQIAFTILSLTVSLIAVLIPLLFMGDVVGRLFREFALTLSITILISAVVSLTLTPMMCARLLRGRRDEQPGRFSQASQRVLDRIIAGYGTSLQWVLRRQRATLVVTAGTLALTLVLFLLIPKGFFPLQDTGVILGITEGPQTVSFGTMGERQQALARVILEEPAVESLSSFIGVDGTNSTLNSGRMYINLKPLGERMAGAGEIIRRLEARAAEVDGITLHMQPVQDLTVEDRVSRTQFQYTLEDADPEELNRWAPKLLESLQVRPELRDVSSDQLNQGLASLVEIDRNTASRMGITPQLITDTLYDAFGQRQVSTMFTQLNQYRVILEVMPEFQKGPEVLQQLEVRGSGGSVPLNVFTRVTETTVPLVISRQGQFPAVTISFNLAPGGSLGEAVAAIRQVTQELMLPASIRGSFQGAAQAFQSSLANEPLLILAALITVYIVLGILYESYIHPLTILSTLPSAGVGALLALILFQMEFSIIALIGIILLIGIVKKNAIMMIDFALEAERTEGKPPEQAIYEAGLLRFRPIMMTTMAALFGALPLAMGSGVGSELRRPLGIAIVGGLVVSQLLTLYTTPVVYLALDRLAARFRRGRGQVPVPEAVPVGPR; via the coding sequence GTGAACCCTTCTCGGCTGTTCATCGTCCGGCCTGTGGCGACGGTCCTGACGATGATCGCCATTCTCCTGGCCGGTGCGCTGGCCTATCGTCAGTTGCCTGTCTCCGCTCTTCCACAAGTCGATTATCCCACCATCCAGGTGATGACGTTTTATCCCGGTGCCGGGCCGGATGTCATGACCTCGTCGATCACCGCACCGTTGGAGCGGCAGTTCGGGCAAATGCCCGGGCTGAACCAGATGACCTCCACGAGCTCAGGCGGCAGTTCGGTCGTCACCTTGCAATTCAGCCTCGATATCGATCTGGATGTCGCCGAGCAGGAAGTGCAGGCGGCGATGAATTCGGCGGCGACGTTCCTGCCGCGTGATCTGCCGGCTCCCCCGGTGTATAGCAAGGTCAACCCAGCCGACGCGCCGATTCTCACCCTGGCGTTGACCTCCGCCACGCTGCCTCTTCCCCAAGTGCGTGATTTTGCGGAGACCCGCTTTGCGCAAAAAATTTCACAACTGTCCGGCGTCGGTCTGGTGAGCATCAGCGGCGGACAACGCCCCGCCGTACGCATCCAGGCCAATCCGCGCGCGTTGGCCGCTTATGGATTGACGTTGGAAGACCTTCGAACGGTCGTGGCCGCCGCGAACGTCAATCAGGCGAAAGGCGGTTTCGACGGCCCGCGTCGCGCTTCGATCATCAACGCCACCGACCAACTCTTTGCCGCCAAGGATTACAGCGCGTTGCTCGTCGCCTATCGCAACGGCGCTCCGGTTCGGCTCTCGGAGGTCGCCGAGGTGATCGACGATGTCGAGAATACTAAGCAGGCCGCGTGGATGAACGAGACGCCGGCCGTGATCGTCAATATCCAGCGTCAGCCGGGGACGAATGTCATCGAAGTGGTCGATCGGGTCAAGCGGCTGTTGCCGCAATTGCAAGGGACCTTGCCCTCATCCGTGCAGGTGTCGGTGCTGACCGATCGCACCACCTCGATCCGCGCGACCGTGCGTGATGTGCAGTTCGAGCTGGTGCTCGCGGTGGCGCTCGTCATCCTGGTGATCTTCCTGTTTCTGCGCACGGTCCCTGCCACGGTGATTCCGGCAGTGGCAGTGCCGCTGTCGCTCATCGGCACATTCGGTCTCATGTACCTGATGGGGTTCAGTCTGAATAACCTGACGTTGATGGCGTTGACCATCTCGACCGGCTTCGTGGTGGACGATGCCATCGTGATGATCGAGAACATCGCGCGATACATCGAACAGGGGGAGACGCCGTTTCAGGCGGCGCTCAAAGGATCGAAACAGATCGCCTTTACCATCCTGTCGCTGACGGTGTCGCTGATCGCCGTGCTCATTCCCTTGCTGTTCATGGGCGATGTGGTCGGCCGCCTGTTTCGTGAATTTGCCCTCACGCTGAGCATCACCATTCTCATCTCCGCGGTCGTGTCGTTGACCCTGACGCCGATGATGTGCGCCCGGCTGCTGCGCGGGCGGCGCGACGAACAGCCGGGTCGGTTTTCACAGGCGTCGCAGCGGGTGTTGGATCGCATCATTGCCGGGTATGGGACGAGTTTGCAGTGGGTGCTGCGCCGTCAGCGCGCCACGCTGGTCGTGACGGCGGGGACCTTGGCGCTCACGCTCGTGCTGTTCCTGCTGATTCCGAAGGGCTTCTTTCCGCTTCAGGACACCGGGGTCATTCTCGGTATCACGGAAGGGCCGCAAACCGTGTCTTTCGGCACCATGGGAGAGCGACAGCAGGCGTTGGCGCGCGTGATTCTCGAAGAGCCGGCCGTGGAAAGCCTGTCCTCATTCATCGGGGTTGATGGGACGAACAGCACGCTCAATAGCGGGCGGATGTACATCAATCTGAAGCCGCTGGGGGAACGGATGGCCGGGGCTGGCGAGATCATTCGGCGGCTGGAAGCACGTGCGGCGGAGGTCGATGGGATCACCTTGCACATGCAGCCGGTGCAGGATCTGACCGTCGAGGATCGCGTCAGCCGTACCCAGTTTCAATACACGTTGGAAGACGCTGATCCTGAGGAGCTGAATCGCTGGGCTCCAAAGCTGCTGGAGAGCTTACAGGTGCGGCCGGAGCTGCGGGATGTCAGCAGCGATCAACTGAATCAGGGATTGGCGTCGCTGGTAGAGATCGATCGCAATACCGCGTCTCGCATGGGCATCACGCCGCAACTCATCACCGACACCCTCTACGATGCGTTCGGTCAGCGGCAGGTCTCGACCATGTTCACGCAACTGAATCAGTACCGTGTCATTCTTGAAGTGATGCCGGAGTTTCAAAAAGGGCCGGAGGTACTCCAGCAGCTGGAAGTGCGGGGGAGCGGAGGGTCGGTGCCGTTGAACGTGTTCACGCGGGTGACCGAAACCACCGTGCCGCTGGTCATCAGCCGACAGGGGCAGTTTCCTGCGGTGACGATCTCGTTCAACCTGGCGCCGGGAGGGTCGCTCGGTGAAGCGGTGGCGGCAATCCGGCAGGTGACGCAGGAGTTGATGCTGCCCGCGAGCATTCGCGGGAGTTTCCAGGGCGCCGCGCAAGCCTTTCAAAGTTCCTTGGCGAATGAACCGCTGCTGATCCTGGCCGCCCTGATTACCGTCTATATCGTGCTGGGGATTCTCTATGAGAGTTACATTCATCCGCTCACGATCCTGTCGACGTTGCCCTCTGCGGGAGTCGGCGCGCTGCTGGCCCTGATCTTGTTCCAGATGGAGTTCAGCATCATCGCGCTGATCGGGATCATTCTCCTGATCGGCATCGTGAAGAAGAATGCCATCATGATGATCGATTTCGCCCTGGAGGCGGAGCGCACCGAGGGCAAGCCGCCCGAACAGGCCATTTACGAAGCCGGACTCTTGCGCTTCCGCCCGATTATGATGACGACCATGGCGGCGCTCTTCGGGGCCTTGCCTCTTGCGATGGGCTCGGGGGTCGGATCGGAGTTGCGTCGCCCGCTCGGGATCGCCATTGTCGGGGGGCTGGTGGTGAGTCAGTTGCTGACGCTCTATACGACGCCGGTCGTGTATCTTGCCCTGGATCGGTTGGCCGCTCGTTTTCGCCGCGGCCGAGGGCAAGTACCGGTGCCGGAGGCGGTTCCGGTAGGTCCGCGATGA
- a CDS encoding MdtA/MuxA family multidrug efflux RND transporter periplasmic adaptor subunit — MTRLLASVGGVGDPADAGTNGTEGRAVMAESVRFATLVKRWMIGLFAACLLAVGVYVLMTRSGEAQPRQAEKRPAMGARNTPVVAVAAKTSEINIYLNGLGSVIPMNTVTVKSRVDGQLMRVLFKEGQLVHDGELLAQIDPRPFQVQLIQAEGQMARDQAQMKNAQLDLERYRDLYTQHFIPKQQLDTQEALVRQYEGIVKADQGQIDNAKLQLTYSSITAPINGRVGLRLVDAGNIVHANDPNGLMVITQLQPITVVFALAEDHLPAVFERLKAGKQLVVEAFDREQKRKLATGTLLTVDNQIDPTTGTVRLKAVFPNDDSALFPNQFVNARLLLDIKQGVTVVPSAAVQRGPKGTFVYVVNEAEHTVSVRAVTVGVAQGEEAAIDTGLASGEVVVVDGTEKLREGSKVELRPAAGAVPTSQDAPAPGGEGSTRGTRT; from the coding sequence ATGACCCGACTGCTCGCAAGCGTGGGCGGGGTCGGTGACCCAGCAGACGCAGGAACCAATGGGACGGAAGGAAGAGCGGTGATGGCGGAATCCGTACGATTTGCAACCCTGGTGAAGCGATGGATGATCGGCCTCTTCGCGGCCTGCCTGCTTGCGGTGGGGGTGTATGTATTGATGACCCGGTCCGGGGAGGCGCAGCCACGCCAAGCAGAAAAACGGCCGGCCATGGGGGCGCGGAACACGCCGGTCGTGGCGGTTGCGGCCAAAACCAGCGAGATCAATATCTACCTGAACGGCCTGGGCTCGGTGATCCCGATGAACACCGTCACGGTGAAGAGCCGGGTGGACGGCCAGTTGATGCGGGTGCTCTTCAAGGAAGGGCAGCTCGTGCATGACGGCGAATTGCTGGCGCAGATCGATCCGCGGCCGTTCCAAGTGCAGCTGATTCAGGCCGAAGGGCAAATGGCGCGTGATCAGGCGCAAATGAAAAATGCGCAGCTGGATCTGGAGCGCTACCGGGATCTCTACACACAACACTTCATTCCCAAGCAGCAGCTCGACACGCAGGAAGCGCTGGTGCGTCAGTACGAGGGCATCGTCAAGGCCGACCAGGGACAGATCGACAATGCCAAGCTGCAGTTGACCTATTCCAGCATTACCGCGCCGATCAACGGGCGGGTGGGGTTGCGCCTGGTGGATGCCGGGAATATCGTCCATGCGAACGATCCCAATGGGTTGATGGTGATTACGCAATTGCAGCCCATCACGGTCGTGTTCGCTCTGGCGGAGGACCATTTGCCGGCTGTCTTCGAGCGGCTCAAGGCTGGGAAGCAACTGGTTGTGGAGGCCTTCGACCGGGAGCAAAAACGAAAGTTGGCCACGGGGACGCTGCTCACCGTCGATAATCAGATCGATCCGACGACCGGCACCGTCCGCTTGAAAGCGGTGTTTCCAAACGATGACAGCGCGCTGTTTCCCAATCAGTTTGTGAATGCGCGGTTGCTTCTCGACATCAAACAGGGTGTCACGGTCGTGCCGTCCGCCGCCGTTCAGCGCGGGCCCAAGGGGACGTTCGTCTATGTGGTGAACGAAGCGGAGCACACGGTCAGCGTGCGAGCGGTGACGGTGGGCGTTGCGCAGGGCGAAGAGGCCGCCATCGACACAGGGTTGGCCTCAGGCGAGGTGGTGGTCGTGGACGGGACTGAAAAATTGCGCGAAGGCAGCAAGGTCGAATTGCGTCCGGCAGCCGGAGCGGTCCCGACCAGCCAGGACGCGCCGGCGCCCGGCGGTGAGGGGAGCACACGAGGGACCCGGACGTGA
- the cynR gene encoding transcriptional regulator CynR, translating into MEFRHLRYFLAVADALHFTKAAEGLPVSQPALSAQIKQLEQEVGVPLFDRVGRSVQLTRAGSVFREHARRALREMELAQVAIAEEEGLQRGTLTVGVVQTVNAYLIPDIVGRFSTLHPLISLKLDELSGPDIEAGVKSGSLEVGIGFVPVTSDRIESQPLFEEDFVLVASPRHRFAKRRHLSLSSLAKESLILLPTLFCTRRLLDACFEQAGVRPKIIMEMNSIEGILATVRTSNLATVLPRLSLGLGPNHALRGILLKNPTPRRGVGLLWKKGGYRSGAAKALADQVRAVVGEHWRS; encoded by the coding sequence ATGGAATTTCGCCATCTTCGATATTTTCTCGCCGTGGCCGATGCGCTGCATTTCACCAAGGCCGCCGAAGGTCTGCCGGTCTCTCAGCCGGCGTTGTCCGCTCAGATCAAACAGTTAGAGCAGGAAGTGGGGGTGCCGCTGTTCGATCGTGTGGGGCGATCAGTGCAACTGACGCGGGCCGGATCGGTTTTTCGCGAGCATGCCCGCCGGGCCTTGCGGGAGATGGAGCTGGCGCAAGTGGCGATCGCCGAGGAAGAAGGCTTGCAGCGAGGCACTCTCACCGTCGGTGTGGTCCAGACGGTGAATGCCTATCTGATTCCCGACATCGTCGGCCGCTTCTCGACCCTGCATCCGTTGATTTCGCTCAAGCTCGACGAACTGTCCGGGCCGGATATTGAGGCCGGGGTCAAGAGCGGGTCATTGGAAGTCGGCATCGGATTCGTGCCGGTGACGTCGGACCGCATCGAAAGCCAGCCATTGTTTGAAGAAGACTTTGTGTTGGTCGCCTCGCCAAGGCACCGGTTTGCCAAGCGCCGGCACCTGTCCCTGTCATCGTTGGCGAAGGAGTCGTTGATCCTCCTGCCGACGTTATTCTGTACACGACGCCTGTTGGATGCGTGTTTCGAGCAGGCAGGGGTCCGGCCGAAGATTATTATGGAAATGAATTCCATCGAAGGGATTCTGGCCACGGTTCGCACGAGCAATCTTGCGACGGTGCTGCCGCGCTTATCGCTAGGGCTGGGCCCTAACCACGCGCTCCGGGGTATCTTGCTCAAGAACCCCACCCCCCGCCGAGGCGTCGGTCTCTTATGGAAAAAGGGAGGCTACCGGAGCGGGGCAGCCAAGGCGCTGGCCGATCAAGTGCGGGCCGTCGTCGGTGAGCATTGGCGGTCATGA
- a CDS encoding MOSC N-terminal beta barrel domain-containing protein: MTAAESDVAGTVATVWRYPVKSMRGEELNAVDITVRGLTGDRSYAVIDVETGKIASAKHPKKWGRLFDCLARLKPNLTDGPTAPLQMMFPDGTWAAGDTRDIDERLSTMLGRAVRLTTAVPTAPQLEEYWPDVAGRARQNTVTEEAMPAGTFFDGALIHVLTTATLDALRRLYPEGRFETRRFRPNLVVASAASDTRFVENEWIGRTLAIGQDVRLKVTGPCARCVMTTLPQGDLPEDSGILRTAVQHNRAAVGVYATVLAPGRVMRGNQIRLL, translated from the coding sequence ATGACCGCAGCAGAATCCGATGTCGCCGGCACCGTCGCCACCGTCTGGCGCTACCCCGTCAAATCCATGCGAGGAGAGGAACTCAATGCCGTCGATATCACTGTGCGCGGCCTAACCGGTGATCGAAGCTACGCGGTGATCGATGTCGAGACCGGCAAAATCGCCAGTGCGAAACATCCGAAAAAATGGGGACGATTGTTCGACTGCCTCGCCAGGCTGAAGCCGAACCTCACGGACGGTCCTACTGCGCCTTTGCAGATGATGTTCCCGGATGGAACGTGGGCTGCGGGCGATACCAGGGACATCGATGAACGGTTGTCGACGATGCTGGGGCGAGCCGTGCGACTGACGACCGCCGTCCCAACCGCGCCACAGCTCGAAGAATATTGGCCGGACGTGGCGGGCCGCGCCCGGCAGAACACCGTGACAGAGGAAGCCATGCCGGCCGGCACCTTCTTCGATGGAGCGCTCATTCATGTGTTGACCACGGCCACCCTCGACGCCCTCCGCCGGCTCTATCCTGAAGGCCGCTTCGAGACACGACGGTTCCGGCCCAACCTTGTGGTGGCATCCGCCGCGAGCGACACTCGGTTTGTCGAGAATGAATGGATCGGTCGCACGCTGGCGATCGGGCAAGATGTTCGCTTGAAGGTGACGGGGCCCTGCGCCCGTTGCGTCATGACCACCCTGCCGCAGGGAGACCTGCCGGAGGATTCGGGTATTCTTCGGACCGCCGTGCAACATAATCGGGCCGCCGTCGGGGTATACGCCACGGTCCTTGCCCCGGGTCGAGTCATGCGGGGAAACCAGATCCGGCTCTTGTAA
- a CDS encoding MOSC domain-containing protein has product MSRTNGLIRSIQVGLPAIEHSDGVDDPEQQPWTTGMFKRPAHGPISLSRQNLVGDGQADLVHHGGLDKAVCAYPSEHWLRWYSILPPHRLTGGAFGENFTLEGLTEGDVCIGDVFSVGSAIVQISQPRQPCWKLARRWQLKDLAVQIERTGLTGWYFRVMQEGTVESGTHLHLLDRPCPEWTVATANRIMHHERNNRTAAEHLSLCPLLSASWQHTLKQRCLDQAGPDPQQRQFRETHS; this is encoded by the coding sequence ATGAGCAGAACGAACGGACTCATACGATCCATTCAGGTGGGGTTACCTGCCATCGAACACAGTGATGGTGTCGACGATCCGGAGCAACAACCTTGGACGACCGGCATGTTCAAGCGCCCCGCTCACGGCCCGATCTCGCTCAGTCGGCAGAATCTGGTGGGGGACGGACAGGCGGATCTTGTCCATCACGGAGGCCTCGACAAGGCGGTGTGTGCCTATCCGTCGGAACATTGGTTGCGTTGGTACAGCATCCTGCCGCCTCATCGTCTCACCGGCGGCGCGTTCGGCGAAAACTTTACGCTGGAAGGACTCACCGAAGGCGATGTGTGCATCGGGGATGTCTTTTCAGTCGGCTCGGCCATTGTCCAGATTTCTCAACCACGGCAACCATGCTGGAAATTGGCCCGCCGCTGGCAACTCAAAGATTTGGCCGTCCAGATAGAACGCACCGGCTTGACGGGCTGGTATTTTCGGGTGATGCAGGAAGGGACGGTCGAATCGGGCACCCACCTGCACCTGCTGGATCGTCCATGTCCTGAATGGACGGTTGCGACAGCCAATCGGATCATGCATCATGAACGGAACAATCGAACCGCAGCCGAACACTTGAGCCTTTGCCCGCTGCTTTCTGCAAGCTGGCAACACACCCTGAAGCAACGATGCCTGGATCAGGCAGGACCGGATCCACAGCAACGGCAATTCAGGGAAACTCATTCATAA
- a CDS encoding response regulator, which yields MGMAWSFGLVADEKACLGRVLVVDDEDSIRSLLRMTLTQGGYDVEEAEDGGKAVEVLNSGDNPLMVDVIICDIRMPRINGVEAIAYFRAQYPSLPVIVLTGYYDESLAQSLCQQGVVEYLEKPAARERILSSVAQAIAGRRISFYP from the coding sequence ATGGGAATGGCATGGTCGTTCGGCTTGGTCGCCGACGAGAAGGCTTGTCTGGGGCGGGTCTTGGTGGTGGATGATGAGGACTCGATTCGCAGCCTGCTCCGCATGACCCTGACACAGGGGGGCTACGACGTCGAGGAGGCGGAGGATGGCGGCAAGGCGGTCGAAGTCTTAAACAGCGGCGATAATCCGTTGATGGTCGACGTCATCATTTGCGATATCCGGATGCCGCGTATCAACGGGGTTGAGGCCATTGCCTATTTTCGTGCCCAATATCCTTCTCTGCCCGTCATCGTGTTGACGGGGTATTACGATGAGTCCCTGGCGCAATCGCTCTGTCAGCAAGGAGTCGTCGAGTATTTGGAGAAACCGGCTGCGCGAGAGCGTATTCTCTCCTCGGTGGCGCAGGCCATTGCCGGCCGACGGATCAGTTTTTATCCCTGA